The Danio aesculapii chromosome 7, fDanAes4.1, whole genome shotgun sequence DNA window ACGAAACAACTGTTCTCCCATAATTCTTCCCTCTAAAGATTACAACTGGCCTGGAGTTCCAGTTCAGGCAAGGTTCATGGCATTTAAGTCAGTGCCCATTTTATTCTTGCCAAGCTGATGGCATGAATTCAGTCTAACCACAAAGGAACTGTGTGCAGCCATCATATACTTAACAGGCCCGCCCAAAGACACCATGATGATTCAATAGTATTTAAGATccatttttgtgtgtgaaaatcctggCGGAAGTGTGCAACTCACATAATTCTCAGCCACAGATTGGTCATTATCATCATTTTACGTCAGTTTAAAACTTTCAAAAAGACTACCAGGAAGCTGCCATTACTTGAAGACCCCAGTTATTAAGATCATTAGCAGGGCAACAGTGGGGGAAGTTCTCCAGGAGCTGGCATCATTCCATCCACTGGGGTTTAGGAGACGGGCTATGTGTGGAGAGAGGGAGAGACGGCCCCTTGTAGTGGATATCTGCTGTAGAGGAGGAACATTGGGGGAACCAGGTTCAAAGGGGGTATACGGCGTCTGAGACGACCATAAAACTGAAGCACTCTTTAAAGAATAGATTCTAGTGGAACAACTTCTAGTGAAGTGGAAAACAAGCctccttttctttctctcttcacACACAGACTCTGATTTACTCCCTGCTTTTCTCCATTCTAGCTCTAGTTCGTTCTGCATCTGTGGTGGTTTTTAATAGGGTTGAAAGGAGAGCTATTATTCAACAGGAACTCCACTTTTTGGTATCAATGAGATGGTAGGCCACACATTCGTGCCATAATGAAGATACATCACAGCGGTATTCCCTATGACCTCATTCACAGACAAATACCAGACTGAGAGACTATTTGCCAAGGATTTAATGTTGTAAAAAAACACATGTGAGCGTCTTGAAAGGTTTGTGTTGTGTGGGGTGGAGTTGTCTGTTGGTGTGTGGGTATATGTGTTTGCTTAAGAGCCATATGGTGAAATAAAAGCATGCTGGCAGTGTCTGAACAGTGTCTGTAAAAATGATGAAAGACGGTTGTAAATCCAACAAGGCCGAGCAAACGATGGCCGACGCTCTGCTGTGATCCTTTGTGATCCAATTCTTGGAGAGGATTCCAGAATCCATCTTCATATATCATATATGACATCACGGCATTTGCCACAAGTTTCCACAAAATGTTTGTCTGCTTTTCTTGGAATGCGTGGTTCATTAATGCCTTGGGCTTTATAAAAGTGGACGGAGTATATAAGTGTGAGCTCACTGCTGACTCTCTCTCTACAGGGGCCCTCAGAGGAAAGCTAACGAGTAGCACATCCTGATGCTGAAGCAGAACAGCTCCTGCTTAGTCTCACGCTCTGTCACGACCTTTCGTCATCACTCAGCCATCCTCTTTAGGTAATCGGCACATGGAGCCGGGAGACCTGTCTTCAGGAATGAAGACCTCCAGTATGAAGAGAGCACCCTCTTTTCAGAGGCCCGTCAGACACACCTCCAAGACAAATTGAAGGAGAAGCATGCACGGTGGCCATCTGTAGTGTCTGCTTTTGTCCTAAATGAGGATGGCCCAGGGCTCTTAAACTCTTGACTAACTTTCAGACAtgtcactcatttattcatttattttcttttcggcttagtccctttattaatctggggactccacagcggaatgaaccaactccggcatatgttttacgctgcggatgcccttccagctgcaacccatcactgggaaacatccatacacccttaTTCACACActtgcactacagacaatttagcttactcaattcacacCACACATTTTTGGATGTGAACatggggaacatgcaaacttcacgcaGAAATCCCAACTCgcccagcctgggctcgaactagcgaccttcttgctgtgaggcgattgtgctacccactgcaccactgtgctgcccatagACATGTCACTGTTCTTGTATTTTGTAGCATTTAACATTAAACTGAGAGTTTAAAACAGGgtaaattataaaaatagagGCATACAAGCTTCTGAGATGTGACCcaaccatttttaaaaagctgtatatacaaatatattaaataaaagtactCTAAAATGTGCTGGGATGTTTAGCCCAAATTTTGAACTTCAGTTCATTTTTGGCCATTGGCCATTTGTCCATATTTACTCaaaagttgaaataaaataactgagaattatttaattatttgaatgttttagaATGTATgcaatattgtatatttttattagcttttttgcaGTGCTAATGATCAAATTTAAAATTTTCAGCATTTATCCAAACTTTGCATTTGATATTTCTTGTTTTGAACACACTTCCTCATGGCATGATTCAAAACCCATagaagcaaaataaaatgaatcccTGTTGCTCCACATGATACATTgatgtcttatgaagcaaaatgatacaatatatatatatatatatatatatatatatatatatatatatatatatatatatatatatatatatatatatatatatatatatatatattcgatgTATAATTTGGAGCTATATTAACATTGTTTTGTCAGTATGACTTTGGTTTACTCAGAAAGTGGTGTTACccattgacttgtattttatgaatcataaaatacaagGGTTTCATCTAAAATGCATCTTTGATGTTTGGCTGtagtaataaaaaagtaaactaCATCTTCAATAGCCTGagtaaatgcattcattcattttccttcagcttagtccctttattcatcaggggtcgccacagcggaatgaaccttaacttatccagcatatgttttacacacctgatgctcttccaactgcaacccagtactgggaaaccttaTGAACAACTAATTTTTATTTCTAGGTGAAAAGCACCTTTTATAATCTTAATCACACCCACCTATAATCTTGTCCCTTTTATTAGAATTGTAATGAGTTTAGCAATTGAATCAAACATggagacattactttgatttattttaggGGTTTGAAATTCTTTCGACGTCCTGCCTAATTCTAAGCTTTTGTACCTTTCAGAAGCTCTAAAAGCTCGTGCAAACTCATGTTCCTTTAATGACAGCCCCTGTAATGTATGCTGCCAGTTATGTGTGCTGCCTTTTAAGTGAAGGAGTGACGGGCTTGTAATTTGAGAGTCTGACCGGGGGTATTATTATCTAAACCTAGCGCACAGTCTGAACGGTCCAGATGTTTAAACAGACACGAGGAAGGACAGGGCGAGCGTGTATGCGGCTCACGCATGTCGAATTCGCCAAGAACGCAGGAAAACGAAACCGCAATCTCATACTAAGGACGCTTCTGTTTGTTTGAGCTGTTTCCTGTCGGCTTCGCTCGGCATTTTACGCCCTGAACATGCGTGGGGTTGGAGAGTTTGCGTGAAGTTTGTGGAGCAGAGCTTAAGGTAGCCTATTATTGATTGTGATAAGAGAGATGGGTGCGATGGCTTCCCCTCTGTTCTTACTGATAGCCTGTCTGCTCTCAATGCGTGTCGGAGGAGCCTTTTTTGCGGGCCCCCTGTATCCAGAGATGTCCAACGGCACGTTTCATCATTATTTCGTGCCGGACGGCTACTATGAAGAAAACGATGATCCTGAGAAATGTCAGATGCTCTTCAAAATGACGGACAATCGCAAATGCACCCTGGACGAGGACCAAGACTCGGTGATCCGGGACGATTTCACTATTATCAAGCGGCACATCGAGGACGCGGCGCGGGTGCTCGAGGGCATTGGGAAGAGCATCTCCTTCGACCTGGACGGAGAGGACAGCTATGGGAAATATCTCAGGCGGGAGACGACCCAGATCAGCGAAGCGTTTTCCAACTCCGAGAAATCCCTTCTGGAGCTGGAGGTGAAGTTCAAACAGAGCCAGGAAAACGAGCTGAAAGAGGAGCACAAGATCAGCGACGACTTCCTCAATATGATCGTGCACACGCGCGACGTGCTGAAGGAGACGCTGGACATTTCGCTGGGGCTGAAGGACAAGCACGAGCTGCTGTCACTCATCATCCGCAGTCACGGGACCCGCCTGAGCCGCCTGAAGAACGACTATATGAAGGTGTAGACAACTGCCTCTAGTATGTAGCCCGAGAATCTCAATGGAAAAGCAGTCATTCCATCCAATTGGTACCTATTCTATTGTATGTTACTTGTACTTGTTTTTTAGTAAATAACTAATCCCACCATTCTACTAGCCTACAAGTTAAAGTTCTGAATAACTATACCAAACGTTTCGAAACTAAACTTTACAAGTACTGTTTGTATAAGTTCGGTACAATACACACAAGTATCTCAGTTGTTGGTATTATTAATCATCCCAGTAACTCAACAGTAAGGTCCTTCACAAAAAAATGgttcttagaaaaaaaaaaaaaattcactctcTTCAAGGTTCTTGATACCTTTATTTTTTGCAGAGCATGCACTGGTCTATTAAATGGAAGCATATTAGTTGACCGTTAGTTAATACCAGGAAACTGGACACTTTCAAGTTACTAGAACTACACATCAGAAGTCAATAGATGTCCCAGTTAAATGTACTGTATGAAAAACGCTTTATTGCAAACTGCAATAAATAAGCtgcaatttatatgagctgaatttaaacgaacaaattaagttgaacattactaaatttaattagtttgtttaaattcatcccatATAAATTGTCTACAACCAACCTAAAACAGAGTAAatgcaatgaataattttttttcattaaaaacattttaaaatattatatgaacaattagtcatCAGTCAGATTAACAGAGTAAcaaaagttcaatggactcataaggttaatttgattccgcttaaaaaattaaaaaggcaaccaggatttttttaaagtgataggaGTATAAGCAAACATAGCTATTGAATCACTTGCAATAGTAAGTAGctgcaaataatatttaaatatattatgtaaaatatattagTCACTATTGGATTGCTTTAAAATGAGTACTAGTAACATACAAATATACAACACATTTTTTAGGAGTATAATTTTTTTCTCTGTAGCTACTAGGATGATGCAGCTATTGTGCAATAAATGAAAGCCGGTATTCACTTAATAGCAGCAATCGTACATGATGGACAGCCATTAAATGCTTCAAACTTGGCAGTCTTACTGCCATTGAGTGCTTAGTCTTTAATGTCATTTGCAGATCATGATAATATGACTGGAATCTCAGTCTAACCAACATAGTTTTACCTCTGAGAGGAGACACACAGAGCACTGGGATTCAGTGTTGAGTTTCTCGTTATTTTCTCAGATAATGATGTAGGCTGTGTTTGTGGAAACATTTGCTCATTTGCATTGGCATTACTTGAATGTTTCAGAGAAAACTCACACCGGTTTAACAGAAGGAATATAGTTTTCATTGTACAAAATGTTAGCTgtcatattcatattattatgagAGCATGTACCTAATCGAAGTATTCAATCTGACAATCCTCCACAAGATAATGACATAAACGTATTAAAACAGGAATGATCATTAATGTTACTATATATGATAGACTTGGAGGAAgaaaaacatttgctttttttgtaCGTTATGTTTTTGTGTGCCCtatgaaatttatatattttaaaatgagcttttaaaatattcaactgtgagtttttatatttatggaaAAGCTTAACTGCATTCGATTTATAAAACTGTTTGTGTTGCATTAAGTATTCTTGAAACCCTATGAGAGGTTATGGGAAAAGGACCATCTGGGCTGACATAACCCAGACAAACCAAGATGACTGCGGGCAGGAATATTGGACTTGAAGCAATGTGTGATGTGTAGTTCCATTCCTGAGATGTATGTTTTGTATATTcctttttgtaataaaaatctacaagacagtttgtgtgtgtatgcgagaAAGAGAGTGCAATAAAAGGCAaacaaagttttaaataaatttaccCATCTTGTTTCCTGTAATCCATATACAAATTGGAtggattaaattacatttttgctttATGTTAAAATGGTCAAACAGGACACCGGCCTCACAGTGGGAGTTTTACTCATAAACATGCAAACAAGTCAACAAGAGTTTTGAAACTTGCTGTAGAGTTTTCAATATCTGAATATAGAATCTGACACTGATGAGGGAGAcccaaaactataaaataaaataaataaataatacagaatatggcttaataaataaataaaaaaacactaaaataacacatcctagatctgaatgaataaaacattctTATTCAATACTTTGTTGTTTacaaagttgaatgtgctgacaaaaaaaaaaaaaaaaaaaaaaaaaaaaaaaaaaaaaatcacagaaagaTTATCAatggaaattaaatttaataacccATTGTGGTCTGGATTTGAAGTCACACACAAAACTCATTCAACATTGATGTAATGTCATTAAAACAAGTCAAAACGAGGCTCAGTAGTGTGTGGCCTCCACATGCCTGTATGACCTTCCTACAATGCCTGGACATGCCGATGGTCTCTTGAGGGATCTCCTCCCAGACCTGGGCTAAAGCATCCGACAACTCCTGGACAGTCTGTGGTGCAATGTGGCGTTAGTGGGAGGAGTGAGACAGGTGGTCCCAGATGTGCTCATTAGATTCAGATCTGGGGAACGGGCAGGCTAGTCCATAGAATCAATGCCTTCTTCTTGCAAGACCTGCTGACACACTCCAGCCACATGAGGTCTAGCATTGTCTTGCATTAGGAGGAACCCAGGGCAACCCACACTGGCATATAGTCTCACAAGGGGATAATCTCACCTTGGTACCTAATGGCAGTCAGGCTACCTCTGGCGAGCTCATGGAGGGCTGTGCGGCTGTCCAAAGAAATGCCACCCCACACCATTACTGACCCACTGCCAAACCGGTTATACTGGAGGATGTTGCAGGCAGCAGAACATTCTCCACAGTGTCTTTAGACtatttcacatgctcaacaatGAAAGCTGAACCTGCTTTCATCTGAAAATAGCACAGGGCGTTAGTGGCGAATTTGCCAATCTTGGTGTTCTCTGGATAATGCACAAAgttgggttatatatatatatatatatatatatatatatatatatatatatatagttgaagtcagaattattagcccccctgaattattggccccctgtttatttttttccccaatttttgtttaacggagaaaagatttcttcaacacatttctaaacataattactgatttattttatctttgccatgatgacagtaaattatatttgacaaaatatttttcaagacacttcaatacagcttaaagtgacatttaaaggcttaactaggttaattaggttaactaggcaggttagggtaattaggcaagttattgtataacgatggattgttttgtagactatcgaaaataatatagcttaaaggggcttataattttgtccctaaaaatgttttttttttttaattaaaaactttattctagcctaaataaaacaaacaagactttctccagaagaaaaaaatattatcagacatactgtgaaaatttccttgctctgtaaacatcatttgggaaatcaaaagagggctaataattctgacttcaactgtatatattatatatacatatatctattttttgtacaatatttcacatgaatataaatatattatcttCTAATTCTAAAGGTGTTCTGTAAAATGCACCATAATATTCACttagaaatggataaaaacatgcatttttaaacTGGGGCATACTCATTTACGCTGagcactgaatatatatatatatatatatatata harbors:
- the fibinb gene encoding fin bud initiation factor, translating into MGAMASPLFLLIACLLSMRVGGAFFAGPLYPEMSNGTFHHYFVPDGYYEENDDPEKCQMLFKMTDNRKCTLDEDQDSVIRDDFTIIKRHIEDAARVLEGIGKSISFDLDGEDSYGKYLRRETTQISEAFSNSEKSLLELEVKFKQSQENELKEEHKISDDFLNMIVHTRDVLKETLDISLGLKDKHELLSLIIRSHGTRLSRLKNDYMKV